From the genome of Kluyveromyces lactis strain NRRL Y-1140 chromosome F complete sequence:
GGACGACATTTCTGAGCTTCAATGCCGATTCTCTTTCAAGGTACGATTCCATACGCTCCCTATAATGGCGAAGTTTTGAAACAAGTGTGCTGTCATGTGCTCCACTATTTAttaataaatcaaaaagtgGATTCCAAATATCCTGCTGCCAGTAACGTTTCAAAGGGCTTTTCAACTGGTATCTGTTGGACGCTACTTTTACTGTTTCGATGTAATGTCCGAATAGCATGCAAAATATCACCCCAGCAAGCCCATAATAATCAGCTTCGTAGCTCCATGGACGTTGCTCTCTCATTTCAGGGCAATCCTGTTGGTCAGTCTTCCAGTTAGATCTGAATTTGGTTCCCAGTGGGAATAATGAAAGATCGAAAGAtcttccaaaatcaatgaGATAAATTCCCTTTCTATTCCATCCATTTTCTCCATTTGCAAAATACTTACCCAAATGAGACACTTTCTGAAATCTGATCATGCAATTATCTGGCTTAATATCGCCGTGGATAATTCCCACATCGTGAATACATTCTAAAACTCTCATCAACTCTACAGTTATGAACATGCAGAGGCACTCATCTAATGCACCTCCATTTCTCTCGCGTTCCCAATTAACTAGATCTAAAATTGTTCCCTGGTTAGCATAATTTAACACAAGATAGCTTTCGTCCTGGAAGCAATGCAATGCACTTACATTTATTATGGATTTTAGTATTGCTTCGTCTGGCACTCTTCTTTCTATCTGTTTTAGTATATAGAATTCCCATACACTTGCCGGTTTTTCTACCTTCAAAGCACTTAATTGGCCTGTGCTAGATTCTGCGAGATATACTGTTGCATATCCTCCTTCTCCAAGTTCCCTTCTGATACAATACAAATCGTTGgttttcttgaaatcgaCTATCGGATTTTTGTTCATATTTTTTGACACTTTCTGAATCCGCTTCAATAAAGAGCtcattttcaactgttGCGAATATTCATAATATGTTGGGTATGATGCTAAAGCTGGATCCAACGATTCCAATAACTCTCTTCTTAGCTCCAAACTTAATGGATTCTCAACAATCTGGTGTGAAGGTGAGGGGTCAAGTAATCGCTGAGGTTGTGTAAGAAAAGGCGAAGATTCCGCCGTATTAACTGAATTTGTACTCTTCCTTCTAGATTCACCAGTGATATCGTCATCTTGCGACAGTAGGGTCTTGAAATTGGGTTCAGTTCTTTCCTGAATTGGTGTCATATAATCCTGTAGTTTACTTTTGAAAGTGGGGGTAGTAGTTTCTTGCTTTTGATCTCTGGAAGGTGTTGCATTGGCACTGGTACTGGCACTTAAGTTTTTACTTTCCATCGGCTGTTTGACTTCTGTTAAGTCTTCAGAGTTTTTACCTGTTagatcttcttgaaagttTTCATACATGGTGAACTTACCACTAGTTGTATCGTCATGGTCAGAGTAATTTTTCATGTCATGATAACTTTGATTGAACATTGAATATACTTCATTCATGGCATCTTTGGAGAACATAGTTACTGTCGGAGACTTTGACTTACCATCAGAATGTCCGGTTAAACCATCTGGTTCAATGTCTCCTTTTAAAGGAAGGATTGAAGTTGTAGTTACCTTATGATACTCGGGAGATTTTGGTTGCAGacctcttttcttcatgGGTTTGGAATTCTCGTgattattttcttccaaatgtCGTTTGACACTggaatttttttccttatAGTAGCAGTTTCTTGCTAGTGccaaaacttcttcaatacAATACTCCTCATCCGCTGTAGGGTATAGtaattcaaaatttgtttgtattttttCTGGCTTCCGACCAGGAACTTCTATCAGTTTATAAACCGGCGTAGCCCGTCCGAGATCATCTCTGAATACTGGTATTTTATCCAAATCTGTTTGCGAAAAGCTGTTAGATTGTTTCAATGGCGCTATCGTAGATCCTGATTTAAAAGGTATGGCCGGCGTATGATTCTCTTTATTTCGGGTTTTATATGGTGGCAAGGTAGGGAGGTCCTGCCTCAACATAAATTTATCATTTTGcagttcttcttcattatcagCAAATACTTGCAATTTTCCAGTGGATTTCAACGAGTTCTGCGATCTTTCAGACATGctattatcattattgcGGCTAATAGAATTATTGCGAGTATCATTTATCTCACTTCTATATCTTCCAAGGACAAGATCACCATGGATTTCGAATGTTGAAAAGCTTCGCGGTAGTTCCTGCTCCGTTAGACCACGAGTTTGTATTGCTTGTTGGACACTTAGtttgaattgttcaagTCGCCGCAGTGGCcttgcttttttttctatcCCTCGGTCAATCAAATCTAGTGCGTCTCCGGATGCATCCATATTGATCAACAACTGGGAGAAACTTTCGTAATACAATGCTAATCTATCTCCGATTTCAAGTCTCATCATGTAGACGAacatttctcttttttcatccaatttgaCGGCAAATAGATCAATATACTGTAACCACAACTTCAAGTATCGTACATCGTTTTTGTACGTTTCAATATTCTTGCAGTACTCTATACATCTTTCCATTATCTCTGGTAAGCCAGATTGTCTTGTGGTGGGAGAAGGATAGTTATCGTGAA
Proteins encoded in this window:
- the MAD3 gene encoding Mad3p (similar to uniprot|P41695 Saccharomyces cerevisiae YGR188C BUB1 Protein kinase that forms a complex with Mad1p and Bub3p that is crucial in the checkpoint mechanism required to prevent cell cycle progression into anaphase in the presence of spindle damage associates with centromere DNA via Skp1p), which codes for MGPIHFDELEAQKENIISLPQGRSATRVTSAMNKSLSSIYDTRLAFERDIHDTLDELDDPLQLFLEYINWIHDNYPSPTTRQSGLPEIMERCIEYCKNIETYKNDVRYLKLWLQYIDLFAVKLDEKREMFVYMMRLEIGDRLALYYESFSQLLINMDASGDALDLIDRGIEKKARPLRRLEQFKLSVQQAIQTRGLTEQELPRSFSTFEIHGDLVLGRYRSEINDTRNNSISRNNDNSMSERSQNSLKSTGKLQVFADNEEELQNDKFMLRQDLPTLPPYKTRNKENHTPAIPFKSGSTIAPLKQSNSFSQTDLDKIPVFRDDLGRATPVYKLIEVPGRKPEKIQTNFELLYPTADEEYCIEEVLALARNCYYKEKNSSVKRHLEENNHENSKPMKKRGLQPKSPEYHKVTTTSILPLKGDIEPDGLTGHSDGKSKSPTVTMFSKDAMNEVYSMFNQSYHDMKNYSDHDDTTSGKFTMYENFQEDLTGKNSEDLTEVKQPMESKNLSASTSANATPSRDQKQETTTPTFKSKLQDYMTPIQERTEPNFKTLLSQDDDITGESRRKSTNSVNTAESSPFLTQPQRLLDPSPSHQIVENPLSLELRRELLESLDPALASYPTYYEYSQQLKMSSLLKRIQKVSKNMNKNPIVDFKKTNDLYCIRRELGEGGYATVYLAESSTGQLSALKVEKPASVWEFYILKQIERRVPDEAILKSIINVSALHCFQDESYLVLNYANQGTILDLVNWERERNGGALDECLCMFITVELMRVLECIHDVGIIHGDIKPDNCMIRFQKVSHLGKYFANGENGWNRKGIYLIDFGRSFDLSLFPLGTKFRSNWKTDQQDCPEMREQRPWSYEADYYGLAGVIFCMLFGHYIETVKVASNRYQLKSPLKRYWQQDIWNPLFDLLINSGAHDSTLVSKLRHYRERMESYLERESALKLRNVVLSLEADLEHLRK